The Rhododendron vialii isolate Sample 1 chromosome 6a, ASM3025357v1 genome includes a window with the following:
- the LOC131329010 gene encoding uncharacterized protein LOC131329010 isoform X3, with the protein MVGPRSWIGGIFSRSGNRRYGSGKFIDFSLSPLQQEQRLQQLQERLHVPFDETRADHQEALRDLWFAAFPNVALKGLISEQWKDMGWQGPNPSTDFRGCGFISLENLLFFARNYPASFHRLLFKKGGKRATWEYPFAVAGINVSFMLIQMLDLYSAKPRCLPGINFVRLLGDDEEAFDVLYCIAFAMMDAQWLAMRASYMEFNEVLRVTRTQLERELSLEDVNRIQDLPAYNLLYY; encoded by the exons ATGGTTGGACCACGATCATGGATAGGAGGGATCTTTAGCCGCTCAGGCAATAGACGTTATGGAAGTGGCAAGTTCATTGACTTTTCTTTGAGTCCTCTTCAG CAGGAACAAAGACTTCAACAACTTCAGGAGCGTTTGCACGTACCTTTTGACGAGACTCGTGCTGACCATCAG GAAGCTCTTAGAGACCTGTGGTTTGCAGCCTTTCCGAATGTCGCTCTTAAAGGTTTGATTTCTGAACAATGGAAAGATATGGGCTGGCAGGGTCCTAATCCATCAACCGACTTTAG gGGTTGTGGTTTTATTTCGCTCGAGAATTTGCTGTTTTTTGCAAGGAATTATCCG GCTTCTTTTCATAGGTTATTGTTCAAGAAAGGAGGGAAACGAGCAACCTGGGAATATCCCTTTGCTGTTGCCGGCATTAATGTATCATTCATGTTGATTCAAATGCTGGATTTGTACTCAG CAAAACCAAGATGTCTCCCAGGAATCAATTTTGTTAGATTATTAGGAG ATGATGAAGAAGCCTTTGATGTTCTATATTGTATAGCTTTCGCAATGATGGATGCTCAGTGGCTTGCTATGCGTGCTTCATATATGGAATTtaat GAGGTTCTAAGAGTAACGCGGACACAACTGGAGAGAGAACTATCGCTAGAAGATGTAAATCGGATACAAGACCTACCAGCTTACAACTTGTTGTACTACTAG
- the LOC131329010 gene encoding uncharacterized protein LOC131329010 isoform X1 translates to MRIRRRQCIPSCSSHHRVDEDEVYWRHKKASEELAWSHNSAHVGTQLARCFANAMVGPRSWIGGIFSRSGNRRYGSGKFIDFSLSPLQQEQRLQQLQERLHVPFDETRADHQEALRDLWFAAFPNVALKGLISEQWKDMGWQGPNPSTDFRGCGFISLENLLFFARNYPASFHRLLFKKGGKRATWEYPFAVAGINVSFMLIQMLDLYSAKPRCLPGINFVRLLGDDEEAFDVLYCIAFAMMDAQWLAMRASYMEFNEVLRVTRTQLERELSLEDVNRIQDLPAYNLLYY, encoded by the exons ATGAGAATAAGGCGTAGGCAATGCATTCCTTCTTGCTCCTCTCATCACAGA GTTGATGAAGATGAAGTTTATTGGAGACACAAGAAGGCCAGTGAAGAGTTGGCATGGTCTCATAATTCTGCTCACGTAGGAACACAGCTAGCTCGATGTTTTG CTAATGCTATGGTTGGACCACGATCATGGATAGGAGGGATCTTTAGCCGCTCAGGCAATAGACGTTATGGAAGTGGCAAGTTCATTGACTTTTCTTTGAGTCCTCTTCAG CAGGAACAAAGACTTCAACAACTTCAGGAGCGTTTGCACGTACCTTTTGACGAGACTCGTGCTGACCATCAG GAAGCTCTTAGAGACCTGTGGTTTGCAGCCTTTCCGAATGTCGCTCTTAAAGGTTTGATTTCTGAACAATGGAAAGATATGGGCTGGCAGGGTCCTAATCCATCAACCGACTTTAG gGGTTGTGGTTTTATTTCGCTCGAGAATTTGCTGTTTTTTGCAAGGAATTATCCG GCTTCTTTTCATAGGTTATTGTTCAAGAAAGGAGGGAAACGAGCAACCTGGGAATATCCCTTTGCTGTTGCCGGCATTAATGTATCATTCATGTTGATTCAAATGCTGGATTTGTACTCAG CAAAACCAAGATGTCTCCCAGGAATCAATTTTGTTAGATTATTAGGAG ATGATGAAGAAGCCTTTGATGTTCTATATTGTATAGCTTTCGCAATGATGGATGCTCAGTGGCTTGCTATGCGTGCTTCATATATGGAATTtaat GAGGTTCTAAGAGTAACGCGGACACAACTGGAGAGAGAACTATCGCTAGAAGATGTAAATCGGATACAAGACCTACCAGCTTACAACTTGTTGTACTACTAG
- the LOC131329010 gene encoding uncharacterized protein LOC131329010 isoform X2 has product MRIRRRQCIPSCSSHHRVDEDEVYWRHKKASEELAWSHNSAHVGTQLARCFANAMVGPRSWIGGIFSRSGNRRYGSGKFIDFSLSPLQEQRLQQLQERLHVPFDETRADHQEALRDLWFAAFPNVALKGLISEQWKDMGWQGPNPSTDFRGCGFISLENLLFFARNYPASFHRLLFKKGGKRATWEYPFAVAGINVSFMLIQMLDLYSAKPRCLPGINFVRLLGDDEEAFDVLYCIAFAMMDAQWLAMRASYMEFNEVLRVTRTQLERELSLEDVNRIQDLPAYNLLYY; this is encoded by the exons ATGAGAATAAGGCGTAGGCAATGCATTCCTTCTTGCTCCTCTCATCACAGA GTTGATGAAGATGAAGTTTATTGGAGACACAAGAAGGCCAGTGAAGAGTTGGCATGGTCTCATAATTCTGCTCACGTAGGAACACAGCTAGCTCGATGTTTTG CTAATGCTATGGTTGGACCACGATCATGGATAGGAGGGATCTTTAGCCGCTCAGGCAATAGACGTTATGGAAGTGGCAAGTTCATTGACTTTTCTTTGAGTCCTCTTCAG GAACAAAGACTTCAACAACTTCAGGAGCGTTTGCACGTACCTTTTGACGAGACTCGTGCTGACCATCAG GAAGCTCTTAGAGACCTGTGGTTTGCAGCCTTTCCGAATGTCGCTCTTAAAGGTTTGATTTCTGAACAATGGAAAGATATGGGCTGGCAGGGTCCTAATCCATCAACCGACTTTAG gGGTTGTGGTTTTATTTCGCTCGAGAATTTGCTGTTTTTTGCAAGGAATTATCCG GCTTCTTTTCATAGGTTATTGTTCAAGAAAGGAGGGAAACGAGCAACCTGGGAATATCCCTTTGCTGTTGCCGGCATTAATGTATCATTCATGTTGATTCAAATGCTGGATTTGTACTCAG CAAAACCAAGATGTCTCCCAGGAATCAATTTTGTTAGATTATTAGGAG ATGATGAAGAAGCCTTTGATGTTCTATATTGTATAGCTTTCGCAATGATGGATGCTCAGTGGCTTGCTATGCGTGCTTCATATATGGAATTtaat GAGGTTCTAAGAGTAACGCGGACACAACTGGAGAGAGAACTATCGCTAGAAGATGTAAATCGGATACAAGACCTACCAGCTTACAACTTGTTGTACTACTAG